A genomic window from Silene latifolia isolate original U9 population chromosome Y, ASM4854445v1, whole genome shotgun sequence includes:
- the LOC141629328 gene encoding uncharacterized protein LOC141629328 → MPFRYLGVPIQLGKVSKKEFSSLVEKMVTRIRSIGARKLSYAGRVVLINSVLNTLYNYWAAMFVIPKAAIKRVKAICRNFLWDSSTEYHRVPLVGWDRVTMSKSAGGLGIKKASTWNIASVGKLVNWLYVKADRVWIKWIDSVYLKGTNWNDYTPANDSTWTWKTICKVKERLKNGFIDNCWAPRQKGYTIGNGYESLMGTTPTQHWTKIVWNEWNVPKHSFNSWLIMQGGLNTKAKLFSYGCCQDDLCVLCAEQSKTIEHLFTECKFSCQVQKYVEDWIERPFPTDSELLNVSGSSMKWKALAMVLSCYRYTVWFQRNHARTQFSVMRLVIVAEWMKMVVQQQIRRFTDRRGGQTELDARTWVGFC, encoded by the coding sequence ATGCCATTTAGGTATTTAGGGGTTCCAATTCAGCTAGGGAAAGTATCAAAGAAAGAGTTCAGCAGTCTTGTGGAGAAAATGGTGACAAGGATCAGAAGTATTGGTGCTAGAAAGTTATCCTATGCTGGTAGGGTTGTACTTATAAACTCAGTGCTTAACACTTTGTATAACTACTGGGCTGCAATGTTTGTCATTCCTAAAGCTGCTATTAAGAGAGTTAAGGCTATATGCAGGAACTTTCTGTGGGATAGTTCCACTGAATACCATAGAGTTCCCTTAGTGGGTTGGGACAGAGTAACCATGTCAAAATCTGCAGGAGGACTTGGGATTAAAAAAGCCAGCACTTGGAACATTGCTTCAGTTGGAAAACTGGTGAATTGGTTATATGTGAAGGCTGACAGGGTCTGGATTAAATGGATAGATAGTGTTTATCTCAAAGGAACGAACTGGAATGATTATACACCTGCAAATGACTCTACTTGGACTTGGAAGACTATATGTAAGGTGAAGGAGCGGCTTAAGAATGGATTCATTGATAATTGCTGGGCTCCTCGTCAAAAAGGTTATACAATTGGCAATGGATATGAATCGCTTATGGGAACAACTCCTACTCAGCATTGGACAAAAATAGTTTGGAATGAATGGAATGTGCCCAAACATTCCTTCAATTCCTGGCTGATAATGCAGGGTGGACTGAATACTAAAGCTAAACTCTTTTCTTATGGATGCTGTCAGGATGACTTGTGTGTCCTATGTGCTGAACAGTCTAAAACTATTGAGCATCTGTTCACTGAATGTAAGTTCAGTTGTCAAGTTCAGAAATATGTTGAAGATTGGATTGAACGTCCTTTCCCCACTGATAGTGAGCTGCTGAATGTTTCTGGCAGCAGCATGAAATGGAAAGCTCTAGCTATGGTGCTGTCTTGCTACAGATACACAGTTTGGTTTCAACGTAATCATGCTCGAACTCAGTTCAGTGTTATGAGACTTGTGATAGTGGCAGAATGGATGAAGATGGTGGTCCAACAACAAATTCGCAGATTTACTGACCGTAGAGGTGGACAAACTGAGTTGGATGCAAGGACTTGGGTTGGTTTCTGTTAA